Below is a genomic region from Ziziphus jujuba cultivar Dongzao chromosome 7, ASM3175591v1.
TAGTTATGAATCTTTATGGGCAGAAAGCCCAATTGGACTATAATATACAGTACCACACACAATAAAGGAACCTCAAAGCATGTAAAGAGGTTCCAATCTTCTGTATACATAAATGTACAACCCCTTCCAACTTAAGAGGAATCACAAACTCATATATGTTAGGGAGTCTTAGCCAGCTCTTCAAGGAAGACTAAACAATCTCTCCATGCCTGAATCCACTATCCCCACAATCAGCACTAGAGTCCAATCCGCATGGAGAATCATACCATTTTGGATTATCTTGGTAGAAACTATCAACCTGTATACCGACAAGACCTACATCTGCCACTATACCCTCATCATGTCTTAAGGGCTTGGTTAGCTTTGTATCCTCACAATCAAGGATACTCTTCTCATCAAAGTTGCTACATTTCAGCCACTTTTCAGACTTACAAGTATCACTCAAGAGATCTTTTTGATTCCTACAATCTGTCCTCATCTGGTCCCAAGGAACAACATCACCAAGAGTTCGCCCAAAACTATCTTCATCATCCTCAATCAATTCAGTGTCCTTGCCATCCCCATACATTCGTTCATGGTGGTGATCACTCCAATGTGCCAAATCATCCTCCCCAACCAACACATCATCTGAATGAGGCTTGTCCTGGAGCAACCCTAGAGGCTTTGAACACTCATTCCCTAAATGTCTAACTTTATTCACAATATCGCACAGCTCTCGAGACACTGAAGCCAACAGCTCTCTTGGGACTTTTGCAATTTTTGCTTCTAACATCCCAACTTCCCCCCTCAATTCCTGCACCTGATGCAAAACGGAAAGATGTAAATTCCCTTCCTCCTTTCCAATCAGCCCAAAGCCCTCATTCTCCATTTCCTCACTCACTCCATATACTGTATCTTGATCCATCAAAAATCCGCCCTTGTGACCCACAACTCGATGCATAATCCTTGCATTTCCATCCAATGGCCCAGGCTCATGCCCTGAATGCACCGCATACAACTTAAACACAGCCACCCCTTCCTCTTGATAGACAAAAGTCTTGTCCTTATCATTATAATTGGCAATGGGCACAATGGCCCGAATACGGAATCCACACCCGCATCGCTTGGATGCATAAGGTTCCCTCTTTAAAATTTTCGATTTCTTGGCAGCCGGTTCGCCTGCCCTATGACAGGCATAGTCCTTGACCTCAGCCATAAAGGGCTTATACCTAATATATTTCTGCCTTATGCAAAGCACGACCTTGTGCTTGGCAGCCAATTGTTGAAGCCTATGGGGCACTTCTTTAGCAGGAACATCAAAAGACTCAGTATACTCAAATCTACGGCGTTTACTCCTACCTGCTGCCCCAGAGGAAGCAGAAGAGCAAACAGGGCAAGCAGCAACACAGACCCTAATGTAACTTTCAGGAATGCCATAAAACTTAGCACCTACGGTCCACACCTGCTTAATCCTATCAATGGTATCCTTAAGACCTAAATGCTTTAAATCACTATCAGCATGGAAGCTCATCACAATGTCCTGCCACTGATTAATATGGGAAACGAATTGCTGGGTATTGTTCTTGAAGCAGAGGAATTCATTACCGTTTTCGTCGACGTGAGGGGCGAGCTTGTCCTGGATTCGCTTCCACGCGGTTAGGTAAGCCGTATCCTCGTTGCGGTCCTTCCAGACGGCGCGCCATGACTTGAGCACGGCTCTCGGCGTGGCGGCGCGGATCTCGGCCGGGGTTGCCAGGCGGTGCTCGAGGAGGCAGCGAATCATCAGAGCGTGTGAGTCCGGGTTGAAGGTGTAGAACTGGGAGGAGATGTGGGGGTCGGGGCTGATATAGAGAGGTGGGTGGGGTGGGGTTTTGGGGGAAATCGATGAGTTGGGGTTGGGGTGTTGGTGTTGGTGTTGGTGTTGGTGATGGGTGGAGACATCTTCGTTCTCGGACGAAGAGTGGGAAGGCGAGGAAGACGATGAGGAGGAGCGGAAGATTACGATTTCGGGAAGGGAAAAAGGAGGGTCGTCTTCTGGGTTGGGAATGGACGGCTGAGATTGCGTTTGGTGGGAAATGATCTGGGGATGTGGACCCAAATCATGGTGgtgaaggtggtggtggtggtgatggtggaGATGAGGATGGTGATGGAATAGATCCTCCTCTGTTTTGCTGGGATTCATGGATTtcgaaggaggaggaggaggacgaAGAGAGAAGAAGCAGATGGGAGTGAATTTTCGCAagtatctatttttatttttatttttttccttttattattattatcattattttttctaaagccttggtcagtgtCTGTGACATTTTATGGCTcaagtgttttttcttttttttggaaaaggTCTAATCCCCTTCTTTtacccctcccccccccccttttttttttaattattgatattgatttgtgtgtgtgtgtgtgtgtgttttttttttttttttttttttggtttgttgtttacttgctttgttttctttttctctttttcttttttattccttGGTAGTGGAATATGATGGACacggtttatatatatatatacgtatgtatATTTCTATATACACACGTATATGTATTTCCTTGTAAGTATAATTGAtgtcaacctttttttttataaataataataataataataatggataaTTTATTTGCATATAAACAAGGTTAAATGTTTatctcacccaaaaaaaaaaaggttaaatatTTATTCATCCTAATGTAAAACccatatcatttattttaaattatgttctgattttgaatttttaaaaactaagaaaaatttgaAACGCTTCAACATCCTATATGTGCAACAACCTATCCATGCCTAATATTAGTCAAAAATTATAATAGAGTTGTTAATAGTTTTGCAGATATGTTATTCTTTTTAATCCCATATAAAGGATCTAATTTGCTAAAAGGAGCACCATCCATCATGCTCACTTTATCAAAAGaatatgtaataaattttaatacggaattaaacactttttttcttaaaaaaatcattttttatatttttgatttatatatatacacaaagcaACTGATGATAATGCTTGTCCTACATAAAGTTTGGATTCTTGTAGCTcttataaaactaaaaacaaaattgacaaTTTGACATATTCTGTGGGCATTAGAAGATAGATGAGAATTTTAAATCCCATGACAAAGAAGATGCAAAATTGGACccataaaatatcatttaaacaatatttttatatatcatttaaaatttataaattcaaaaaaaagaagaagttgtgTTTGGGTGTTAGAACTACTAGATAAGGGTCTGATTTTGATCCGAAGGCCATGATTTGAAAAAAACACCTTTCCACTAACTCATCCATTATGATTTATCAATTGCAATAATGCACGTGATCAAATGCCGCTTGCTATTGTTGTTTTGCAACAGCAAACAGTCCATTTCCACTAACGAGTAATAAAAGACATGCGCTTAATACGATGGCTACTCGTACTAAACTATGGCGCGCTAGTGCCACTTTGAAGTCAAAACTCATGCCGCCTGTTAACTTCTTTTTTATACCAtattattgtttgtttgtttgtttttttttttttttagcattattaccattattatttatgtttacgTAATTTTTGTATGGATTGGCCCGACTGACTTTTGTCGtagtttaggtttttttttttggtttaccaCAAGTAGTATTATTCTGGCCATTGTCACTAATTtgatacaaattaattttaatagttaagcatcaaaaataaaaatcagtattttataattgaataatattgtaaaaatataattttagtttttaattgttaaaattaattaattaatgatggtttttaaaaatgttaaatttatatataattaaaacaagttgagaaaatctaaataaaattttattcttatccCATACAACAGTCATGCATTTTGGTAATACACATGAGATAAAGTTGGTAATATATGTAATTAgcctattattattaataattaggaACATTTAGATCCCTAAGgtttgtattatttttcagtttaattttaaaattttgaaattataacgGACTCCTTTTATAGAAGGtgtaaatggaattttttaaaagggtgtgaataaaaaaataagagagaaaaatgaaaaactgtttgagatttgaaaagagatgaataatattattgaaacCATAATAACCAAATTgtatttgaataaaatttaaggaaacataaatgaaattaaccttaataattaataagtgagagtatttttttattggaagaAAAGGGTGAAGATGTTCATATTAAGTACAATTAAATTGCATATTAAATCGATATGCAATATCattaacttgaaaaaaaaagtgtataatTAATCTGTCTATGTTTATGACTTATAAAATGAGTGGTATAAATTAGCCACTTATTATAATGAACTATTTCGAagtaaatttaaagaatatatttaatttagaatttgaaatattttaaaagtttttaaaaatttaaaggtattggatttatattttaaaagagttCATACAAATCTAACGATatttaattcagattttgatgaattttataaaaatacattaaaatctaaatgtattcaattaaaactttataaaaaatttttaaaatttgatgatattcaaaaaattataaatttcaaaatattttaaaaaataatatatttaaaaagattttaacagtaaaattataaaaaaaattattaatataaaatctaaaaatttcattgaattcttataaaatttataaacaatctataaaattttataacaattcatcaaatatttaaaaactataatttattttttatattaaccgttaaattaaatacatcccTTTAAACATCCTATAATCCCATATATTCTTCGGCGTTTTCTTTGCCAATCATCAGCGGTGAATAATGCACAACAAAATCGTGATTTCGACACGTCGTCTGGTCTGGGTCATTAGAACGCTGAAGTGTCAATGTCATATCATTCCCGATTCTTTTCCCATTTCCCAACATAACGGCTCGATCTGTACTTTCCCTCCGTCTTTTCACTCTCTCATCGAATCAAATTGACGCGCTAAAATAAAATCCCTTTCTGTAATTTGCTATAAGCGTTTCGAAATTTTCAGAGCAATCAGATTCGCTTTCGTCGCTATGCTCTGTTTGGTTGGCTGGAAAACTGAGGAACACGTAAGGAAAGTGCAGAAAAAAATCATTAGTATCCGTGTAATcggtttgatatatatatatatatatattgttaatatcCAGTTTCTCATTAGATTGATAGAAGATGTATGACTTGTTCTCTATACGTGCATTTATTTCTTTCAGTTGTAATGTTGTTGAAGCTGCCTTTGGATATATGTTAATTAGGAGACTATAAAGTGTTTGGTTGGCTGGAAAATCTGGTTAAATAGGGAAAAAGGTATaggaaatttttcaaattttattttaaatttataaataatcctTTTTGCTCAGTTACTAAACATTTAATCCCTAATTCTATATCAGTTCTTCGATTTCAGTCTCTCACTTTCATATATTTCCATCGGCAGTTGCTTCATCATGTTTAATCAGAACAGTGATCAATGCGTTCGTATGGAAACAGCATGCGTATTTTTACTACAGGAAATGCAGGTTTTTATACAAAACGCGTTCAAATTGCATGGATTTACAAATTTCTCGCTGACCAAATTACTGATTATTCtcttattcaattattttttcttgcttttagTTGAtctattttgtgttttttcgtTTTGTTATTGCTGAATTAGAAAATATGGGACGAAGTTGGAGAGCCAGATGCAGAAAGAGATGCAATGCTGCAAGAGATTGAACAAGAGTGTCTGGAGGTATACAAGAGTAAAATAGATGAGGCAAAAAAATGTAGAGCTCAGATGCAGCAGGAAATTGCCAAGTTCCAAACACAATTTGCAGATATTTGCTATGCCATGGGTGAGCAACCACCTCATGTAAGTTGTGTCTGGATTGGAAAAAAACATATCTATCATGCTCTTACTTTTCATGATTGGTTTGAAACTTCTAGAATTTCTTCGTGTCAGTTTGATCAGACTACTGTTGGAGGCTTGAAGAATGAGTTGAAAGCCAAGGTTTCACAACTGGAGGACATACGAAAACGGAAAATTGAAAGGAAGAACCAATTTGTTGAAGTTCTAGGTCAATTAGAGAAAATTTCAAAGGAAATTTGCAAATCTATCGATGATAGTTTATACAAAATGGTAGTGGAAGGGACTGACTTGTCTTTGAAAAGACTGGAAGAACTACGTGCACAGTTGGTTGAATATCAAAATGAGAAGgtctttttgttctttcttttcagtgttcatttaacaaatttAAGTACTTGCTCAAACAGGCAAATATTGGGTTCGTGGTTGGAAATAAGAATATTCGGAAATTTAGGAGTTAGAGAATGGTAGTAATTAAGAAGCTTTATGCATGTTTCTAAGTGGGTAACAGATAAGAGGAAAAGCCAAAAAATGTGGGggggaaaaaagtaaaaaagaagaagaagaaaagcagaAATAAGTTTCCGATAAAAAAGGGCCGCCAGACATATGTAGAATTTTT
It encodes:
- the LOC107435700 gene encoding uncharacterized protein LOC107435700 translates to MNPSKTEEDLFHHHPHLHHHHHHHLHHHDLGPHPQIISHQTQSQPSIPNPEDDPPFSLPEIVIFRSSSSSSSPSHSSSENEDVSTHHQHQHQHQHPNPNSSISPKTPPHPPLYISPDPHISSQFYTFNPDSHALMIRCLLEHRLATPAEIRAATPRAVLKSWRAVWKDRNEDTAYLTAWKRIQDKLAPHVDENGNEFLCFKNNTQQFVSHINQWQDIVMSFHADSDLKHLGLKDTIDRIKQVWTVGAKFYGIPESYIRVCVAACPVCSSASSGAAGRSKRRRFEYTESFDVPAKEVPHRLQQLAAKHKVVLCIRQKYIRYKPFMAEVKDYACHRAGEPAAKKSKILKREPYASKRCGCGFRIRAIVPIANYNDKDKTFVYQEEGVAVFKLYAVHSGHEPGPLDGNARIMHRVVGHKGGFLMDQDTVYGVSEEMENEGFGLIGKEEGNLHLSVLHQVQELRGEVGMLEAKIAKVPRELLASVSRELCDIVNKVRHLGNECSKPLGLLQDKPHSDDVLVGEDDLAHWSDHHHERMYGDGKDTELIEDDEDSFGRTLGDVVPWDQMRTDCRNQKDLLSDTCKSEKWLKCSNFDEKSILDCEDTKLTKPLRHDEGIVADVGLVGIQVDSFYQDNPKWYDSPCGLDSSADCGDSGFRHGEIV